A window from Podospora bellae-mahoneyi strain CBS 112042 chromosome 1 map unlocalized CBS112042p_1, whole genome shotgun sequence encodes these proteins:
- a CDS encoding uncharacterized protein (EggNog:ENOG503P6Y9), whose product MRFSALAIAALATSATAFPTLGSIFSRQAEKACMTEAEAKEIVDIYVRLISNYQPEDCEKYCASDFVDRSDSINTFIFRPLGEPTFATKEIFMEAQLSNPPFPVVVDVVDAVACEAIALRWHATFGAANLPSRGITIIGTTKREGHWQIRSLDLEFNSLIWLLNMGGSYVWEG is encoded by the coding sequence atgCGCTTCTCCGCTCTTgccatcgccgccctcgccacctCAGCGACGGCCTTTCCCACCTTGGGCTCAATCTTCTCCCGCCAGGCTGAAAAGGCCTGCATGACTGAGGCTGAAGCCAAGGAAATCGTCGACATCTATGTCCGCCTCATCTCCAACTACCAGCCTGAGGACTGCGAGAAGTACTGCGCTTCCGACTTTGTCGACCGCTCCGACAGCATCAACACCTTCATATTCCGCCCTCTCGGCGAGCCCACCTTCGCGACCAAGGAGATCTTCATGGAGGCGCAACTCTCcaaccctcccttccctGTTGTTGTCGACGTGGTCGACGCCGTCGCCTGCGAGGCCATTGCGCTCCGCTGGCACGCTACCTTCGGCGCCGCCAACCTGCCCAGCAGaggcatcaccatcatcggTACCACCAAGCGCGAGGGTCACTGGCAAATCAGGAGCCTCGACCTCGAGTTCAACAGCCTGATCTGGCTCCTCAACATGGGCGGCTCCTACGTGTGGGAGGGCTAA
- a CDS encoding uncharacterized protein (EggNog:ENOG503PEI3; COG:S), with product MRYSVVTLLGLASAALAQWDPTDGFNVVSKPSFDEVIPAGKAYDIAWAPTEEFPEAITIKLYGGKARNSLDVVATIASGVDSAEGTYSWDVPADLGSAVVYGIRIDSETNSTRFQWGNPFTIKAGKATLTTSGSTASATESSVTSTKASSTTSSVETKTTLTTTFSPNTSSTTAPAETTVTSVIDEEEVTTTTAAATSSTAIPTGAGVRAVGGASSFALLGGVALAVLAF from the exons ATGCGTTACTCCGTTGTCActcttctcggcctcgccaGCGCTGCCCTGGCCCAGTGGGATCCCACTGATGGTTTCAACGTCGTCTCCAAGCCTTCCTTTGACGAGGTCATCCCCGCTGGCAAGGCTTACGATATCGCGTGGGCCCCGACTGAGGAGTTCCCTGAGGCTatcaccatcaagctctATGGCGGAAAGGCCCGTAACAGCCTAGACGTCGTGGCCACCATCGCCT CTGGTGTCGATAGTGCTGAAGGCACTTACAGCTGGGACGTCCCCGCTGACTTGGGCTCTGCCGTTGTCTACGGTATCCGCATCGATTCGGAGACCAACAGCACCAGGTTCCAATGGGGcaaccccttcaccatcaaGGCGGGCAAGGCGACCCTCACTACCAGTGGAAGCACTGCTTCTGCTACCGAGTCCAGCgtcaccagcaccaaggCTAGCTCAACCACGTCCTCTGTTGAGACCAAGACCAccttgaccaccaccttctcccccaacacctcctccaccaccgctcccGCCGAGACCACCGTCACTTCCGTgatcgacgaggaggaggtcaccaccaccactgccgcCGCTACTTCCTCCACTGCCATTCCTACCGGTGCCGGTGTTCGTGCCGTTGGTGGCGCCAGCTCTTTTGCCCTTCTCGGTGGTGTCGCCCTCGCCGTCCTTGCTTTCTAA
- the TUB1_3 gene encoding alpha-tubulin (COG:Z; EggNog:ENOG503P005) → MRGEVLHLHLGQAGAQLGNSAWELYLLEHGLGPDGRPDPNATIAEGGSFDTFFTETSNGKYVPRSLFVDLDPSPIDEIRTGNYRQLFHPETLISGKEDAANNYARGHYTIGKEMIDPVIDRIRRVVDNCSSLQGFLIFHSFGGGTGSGFGALLLERLSTDYAKKCKLEFTVYPAPRVSTAVVEPYNAVLSTHSTIENSDCTFLVDNEAVYDICRRNLDIPRPSYEHLNRLIAQVVSSITSSLRFDGALNVDLNEFQTNLVPYPRIHYPLISYAPVISAAKSAHESFKVSDLTFQCFEPNNQMVVCDPRKGKYMAVALLYRGDVVHRDCSAAVAQLKAKSSFNLVEWCPTGFKIGINYQKPVAVPTASPSDGGLASVDRSVSMLSNTTAIAEAWSRLDYKFDLMYSKRAFVHWYVGEGMEEGEFSEAREDLAALEKDYEEVAQDSVNDEELEAEY, encoded by the exons ATGAGAGGCGAG gttctccatcttcacctgGGCCAGGCTGGTGCCCAGCTGGGTAACAGTGCTTGGGAGCT GTACCTCCTTGAGCACGGCCTCGGACCTGATGGCCGCCCTGATCCCAATGCCACCATTGCTGAGGGTGGTTCCTTTGACACCTTCTTCACGGAGACCAGCAACGGCAAATACGTCCCCAGATCTCTCTTCGTCGATCTCGACCCTTCCCCCATTGATGAGATCCGTACCGGCAACTACAGACAGCTCTTCCACCCCGAGACTTTGATCAGCGGCAAGGAAGATGCGGCCAACAACTATGCTCGTGGTCACTACACCATTGGCAAGGAGATGATCGACCCTGTCATCGATCGTATCCGCCGTGTTGTTG ACAACTGCAGCTCCCTCCAAGGTTTCTTGATCTTCCACTCATTCGGTGGTGGTACCGGCTCTGGCTTCGGTGCTCTCCTCTTGGAGCGCCTCTCCACCGACTATGCTAAGAAGTGCAAGCTCGAGTTCACCGTTTACCCGGCCCCCCGTGTTTCGACTGCTGTCGTCGAACCCTACAACGCTGTTCTTAGCACCCACAGCACCATCGAGAACTCTGACTGCACCTTCTTGGTTGATAACGAGGCTGTGTATGACATCTGCCGCCGGAATCTGGACATTCCCCGGCCGAGTTACGAGCACCTGAACCGCCTGATCGCTCAGGTTGTCTCTTCCATCACCTCTTCCCTCCGCTTCGACGGTGCCCTCAACGTCGATTTGAACGAGTTCCAAACCAACTTGGTTCCCTACCCTCGTATTCACTACCCTCTTATCAGCTATGCTCCTGTCATTAGTGCTGCCAAGAGTGCTCATGAGAGCTTCAAGGTTTCTGACCTGACCTTCCAGT GCTTCGAGCCCAACAACCAGATGGTCGTCTGCGATCCCCGCAAGGGCAAGTACATGGCCGTCGCCCTCCTCTACCGCGGTGATGTTGTCCACCGCGACTGCTCCGCTGCCGTTGCCCAGCTCAAGGCCAAGTCCTCCTTCAACCTGGTCGAGTGGTGCCCCACCGGTTTCAAGATCGGCATCAACTACCAGAAGCCCGTCGCCGTCCCCACGGCCTCTCCCTCGGACGGCGGTCTCGCTTCCGTCGACCGCTCCGTCTCCATGTTGTCCAACACCACGGCCATCGCTGAGGCCTGGTCCCGCCTGGACTACAAATTCGACTTGATGTACAGCAAGCGTGCCTTTGTGCACTGGTACGTTGGTGAGGGCATGGAGGAAGGCGAGTTCAGCGAGGCCCGTGAGGACTTGGCTGCGCTGGAGAAGGACTACGAGGAGGTTGCCCAGGACTCGGTTAAtgacgaggagctcgaggctgAGTACTAA
- the NOP12 gene encoding Nucleolar protein 12 (BUSCO:EOG09264IQ7; COG:A; EggNog:ENOG503NYK7) — translation MAKSKSLSAPSKAVDPALDSLFSTSAGPVQAPPKSRYSELPPPKSDDAPEESDEEDEDEEDEEEDDEELSELEDGADLEDLVDMEASEESGEEDDNDSENDEDDEDEDDASDSMSVDNEAEAAEVLESAAAKSKAEEEDGRKRKRKQRNDDEDLEAKYFERLQEDDEEERSGKRRKDANGKAAAVEKTEKTGDKDSDLDSDAEVPKHESLTANDAASELEKANRTVFLSNVSLEATTSRTAKKTLLKHLASILDPKADPPQKVESIRFRSTAFATAAIPKRAAFIKKEVMEATTKCTNAYAVYSTPQAVRLAVQKLNGTVVLDRHLRVDSVAHPAPVDHKRCVFVGNLGFVDDETVLNVKVDDEGNQTTTKKKRTKQPMDVEEGLWRVFGKEAGKVESVRVVRDNVTRVGKGIAYVQFYDGNDVEKAILLEGKKFPPMLPRELRVSRCKALHKTARALEAKHGKAGPPSKGDRKGRKGSSYVPKITPEDKTLAGRAGKLLGRGGAAKLTGEDKRKDRKDRPRRESAGAPQSQPGGIRPPEDFVFEGKRASAKDGKPKDLKFKGARNGEKRGYKKKTGPGGPTGRGAARAAKWREGGAKK, via the exons atggcgAAAAG CAAATCTCTCTCAGCGCCTTCCAAGGCTGTCGACCCAGCCCTTGATTCTTTGTTTTCCACCAGT GCTGGCCCAGTTCAAGCGCCCCCGAAGTCTCGCTATTCCGAATTGCCACCCCCGAAGTCAGATGACGCCCCGGAAGAGTcggacgaagaagatgaggacgaggaggacgaggaggaggatgacgaagaaCTCTCGGAACTAGAGGATGGTGCCGACCTTGAAGATCTTGTTGATATGGAAGCCAGCGAAGAGTCtggcgaagaggatgatAACGACTCCGAAaacgacgaagatgacgaggacgaagatgacgCCAGCGATAGCATGAGCGTGGATaacgaggccgaggccgcaGAGGTTTTGgaatcagcagcagcaaaaagtaaggccgaggaggaggatggacgTAAGAGAAAGCGGAAACAACGGAATGATGACGAAGATCTTGAGGCCAAATACTTTGAGCGTCTtcaggaggatgatgaggaggagcgaTCTGGGAAACGGCGCAAGGATGCGAACGGGAAGGCTGCGGCCGTTGAGAAAACTGAGAAGACCGGCGACAAGGACTCAGACTTGGACTCAGACGCCGAGGTCCCCAAGCACGAATCTCTGACAGCCAACGATGCAGCTTCAGAGCTTGAGAAGGCAAACCGCACCGTATTTCTCAGCAACGTCTCCTTGGAGGCGACCACTTCGCGCACAGCCAAGAAGACTCTTTTAAAGCACCTTGCCTCGATTTTGGATCCGAAAGCCGACCCTCCCCAGAAGGTGGAATCTATCCGCTTCCGCTCAACAGCTTTTGCCACTGCTGCTATCCCTAAACGTGCGGCgttcatcaagaaggaggttaTGGAGGCGACAACAAAGTGCACCAATGCCTATGCTGTCTACAGCACCCCTCAGGCTGTTCGTCTTGCAGTACAGAAGTTGAATGGCACTGTGGTGTTGGACCGCCATCTCAGAGTGGACAGTGTCGCCCATCCAGCCCCCGTCGACCATAAGCGCTGCGTTTTTGTTGGCAACCTCGGTTTCGTTGACGATGAGACTGTACTGAACGTCAAGGTTGATGACGAGGGTAACCAAACGACtacgaagaagaagaggaccaAGCAGCCTATGGATGTCGAAGAGGGGCTGTGGCGCGTCTTTGGCAAGGAGGCCGGCAAGGTCGAAAGCGTCCGGGTTGTCAGAGACAACGTCACCCGTGTCGGCAAGGGCATTGCTTATGTCCAGTTCTATGACGGAAACGACGTCGAGAAGGCCATTCTGCTGGAAGGAAAGAAGTTTCCCCCTATGCTCCCCCGCGAGCTCCGCGTATCGAGATGCAAGGCTCTTCACAAGACGGCCAGGGCTTTGGAGGCGAAGCACGGCAAGGCTGGTCCCCCATCAAAGGGAGATCGCAAGGGCAGGAAGGGCTCCAGCTATGTCCCCAAGATCACACCCGAAGACAAGACATTGGCTGGCAGAGCGGGTAAGCTTCTTGGTAGAGGCGGTGCTGCCAAGTTGACTGGCGAGGACAAGAGAAAAGACAGGAAAGACAGGCCTCGTCGAGAGTCAGCTGGTGCTCCGCAAAGCCAACCTGGTGGCATTAGACCACCAGAAGACTTTGTCTTTGAGGGTAAACGCGCAAGTGCCAAGGACGGAAAGCCAAAAGACCTGAAGTTCAAGGGTGCCAGAAATGGTGAGAAGAGAGGgtacaagaagaagacgggcCCAGGTGGCCCGACTGGCAGAGGTGCTGCGAGAGCGGCCAAGTGGAGGGAAGGTGGCGCAAAGAAATAA
- the DEP1 gene encoding Transcriptional regulatory protein (EggNog:ENOG503Q3P2; COG:S), whose amino-acid sequence MATGDTVLPLAVSSPPPHLLDNSPSNLSSPLSEVEDKYGDHDEPDLEMKDDESNAQSTPKRNGAHGVPESDLASEPDEDSKLSEVDVNDSEAETERLFDTPPKNGATRDIVNAADGAGTRRFTDRRERVFERSPSKLQQQLQADIDAEDTPTANNSSEDEEAADDGDVSMASSDREDEPTKRPSRQLPPRSPTQTKKNQIITFTKQPVSQANSDDSSESKKRKRSSVVELPKAEQPPKKRATSIDLADREFSAGDVPMVDDDVLSTAPQSGEHTAEEDNIEGPVVPEEVKNTPVESVEEAVATSTRGKKGKRSPVKRRKSKSPEAGTPLEAPDEPPEDADVPSGVPTPQPEDRTADEIDEEAEAAHRNEEELERKKAAWEELAAIEKQFSNFRERLYQERLDQLNREEEMLLSDTPTHHELLAMLQCLEERRAETIRKSNLELQFKMSVLNHRAVAERAQIMSQFYQSVRAEREKTIEGLGQDWYDIQQERRRLTSVIPEYGLGFPATKAQAVRQAVSYTREVSILSGFAKHVGFPAAPTISGVTEEQLEDDLEAIASAREPVPRPIANPPPTFPQDLTAGFGPSLGLAGEQFIEQTPWLNPRHPAHRQQQPHRREQNLQHVFAPGPVQGSTPKSHSQQPGGLFSSSTSMISNGDSPAQLHKNHSPSTVEAIKRTKLGPEPFRRDPAIQAS is encoded by the exons ATGGCCACCGGTGACACCGTTTTGCCTTTGGCAGTGTCgagccctcctccacacctGCTGGACAACAGCCCCAGCAACCTCTCGAGTCCTTTGAGCGAGGTCGAGGACAAGTACGGCGATCATGACGAGCCAGATCTTGAAATGAAAGATGACGAAAGCAATGCACAGAGCACACCCAAAAGAAACGGAGCTCATGGCGTACCGGAATCCGATCTCGCTTCAGAGCCAGACGAGGACAGCAAACTGTCCGAGGTGGATGTCAATGACTCCGAAGCAGAAACCGAAAGATTATTCGATACACCTCCCAAGAACGGCGCGACACGCGACATAGTGAACGCCGCCGATGGTGCGGGAACCCGACGATTCACCGATCGGCGCGAGCGGGTCTTTGAGCGAAGCCCCAGCAagctccaacagcagctccaaGCCGACATAGACGCTGAAGATACTCCCACCGCGAACAATAGttccgaggatgaggaggcagCAGACGACGGCGACGTGTCAATGGCATCGAGTGATCGCGAGGACGAGCCCACAAAGAGACCATCACGACAGCTGCCACCACGGTCGCCTAcacaaaccaaaaagaacCAAATAATCACATTTACCAAACAACCGGTATCACAAGCCAACAGCGATGATTCGAGCGAGTCTAAGAAACGAAAGCGATCCTCGGTTGTTGAGCTACCAAAAGCCGAGCAGCCTCCCAAGAAGCGAGCTACCTCGATTGACCTCGCCGACCGCGAGTTCTCCGCCGGTGACGTCCCGAtggttgacgatgatgtgCTATCGACGGCTCCGCAAAGCGGGGAACAtaccgccgaggaggataaCATTGAGGGACCGGTCGTCCCCGAGGAGGTCAAAAACACACCCGTGGAGTCTGTTGAAGAGGCCGTTGCGACGTCAACTAGAGGCAAAAAAGGGAAACGCAGTCCCGTAAAACGACGAAAGAGCAAAAGTCCTGAAGCTGGCACACCTTTGGAAGCTCCAGATGAGCCACCCGAAGATGCCGACGTTCCCAGTGGTGTGCCGACGCCTCAGCCAGAGGATCGCACGGCCGACGAAATCGAcgaagaggcagaggcagcacACAGAAACGAAGAAGAGT TGGAGCGCAAAAAGGCAGCCTGGGAAGAGCTTGCCGCCATTGAGAAGCAATTCTCAAACTTTCGGGAGCG TCTATACCAGGAACGCTTAGACCAGCTTAACCGCGAGGAAGAGATGCTGCTGAGTGACACTCCTACACATCACGAACTCCTCGCAATGCTACAATGTCTCGAAGAGCGCCGAGCGGAAACAATACGGAAGAGCAACCTCGAATTGCAGTTCAAAATGTCTGTACTCAACCATCGAGCGGTCGCGGAGCGGGCACAAATCATGTCGCAGTTCTATCAGTCTGTGCGGGCcgaaagagaaaagacaaTTGAGGGTCTTGGCCAAGACTGGTACGACATTCAACAAGAAAGAAGACGGTTGACAAGTGTCATTCCGGAATACGGCCTGGGGTTCCCAGCAACAAAGGCCCAAGCCGTCAGACAAGCCGTGTCTTACACAAGAGAGGTGTCGATACTTTCTGGGTTTGCGAAACATGTTGGCTTTCCGGCTGCGCCCACGATATCAGGGGTTACAGAAGAACAGCTGGAGGACGATCTGGAAGCTATTGCA AGCGCTCGTGAGCCGGTACCTAGACCGATCGCCAACCCTCCTCCGACATTCCCTCAGGACCTGACGGCAGGATTTGGGCCTTCGCTTGGCCTTGCAGGAGAGCAGTTTATTGAGCAAACACCTTGGCTCAACCCTCGGCACCCAGCACatcgacaacagcaaccgcaCCGACGAGAACAAAACCTACAGCACGTTTTTGCACCCGGGCCAGTGCAAGGATCAACACCCAAAAGCCACTCGCAACAGCCCGGtggtctcttttcttctaGTACCTCGATGATATCGAACGGTGACTCGCCAGCACAGCTGCACAAAAACCACTCACCAAGCACTGTCGAAGCCATCAAAAGGACAAAACTCGGCCCTGAGCCATTCCGGCGCGACCCAGCGATACAGGCGTCCTAA
- a CDS encoding uncharacterized protein (BUSCO:EOG09265KSE; EggNog:ENOG503P6TA) — MSGLRHNSYYDKKLAQSPALVRARRPYLFKNALTGLALVGITASIYTYTLMAVGQDDFEDVKVPDVPVQPAKK, encoded by the exons ATGTCAGG ACTTAGGCATAACTCATACTACGACAAGAAGCTGGCCCAATCGCCAGCTCTTGTCCGCGCCCGCCGGCCCTACCTCTTCAAGAACGCCCTTACCGGTCTCGCCCTGGTGGGAATCACTGCTAGTATCT ACACATATACCCTCATGGCGGTCGGCCAAGACGATTTCGAAGACGTCAAGGTACCTGATGTGCCTGTGCAACCTGCGAAGAAATGA